TCTTGTATTTAAGAGTACTTAGAGGTATACCCAACTCATTAGCCGTTTTCTTACGGCTCCAGTTCAGGGACTGCATCGTATTAATAATGAAATCCCTTTCAAACGCCTCCAGTGCTTCTGCCAGCTTGCTTTTTTCCGTTAACATCATGAACCACCTTCTTTCTGAATGTAACCTCGGGCATCCGAGGGGTTGTGCTAACCATTATCGGAACCCAAGGTTCAGGAATTAAGCCTCATTTTCATCATACCACACATAAATTGTGAGGACAAATTTATTTGAATTCTGTACCGTACCTTGATTTTTACCTGTTAAATTTCAGTTTAAGATACTCTCCGACAAGGATTGCTGCAGGGTAGAGTATCTCCTCTTCAGTCTTTATATGTGCTATGAGTTTCTTAGCTATAAAGGCTACTTCCATCTTATTTTCCTTAATGGATATATTAGCCAGTTTTATGAGTGCATCTACTATGGCCTGATGTTCGGCAAGCATCTGGGGCAGCATTGCCTTCAGCTTATCAGTAATACGGAGCATGTCTGTCATCTCCGGGTTTATCTCTCCACGAGCAAGTGGCTCGAGCAAACCAAGCGGAGGCATAGCGTACTCCTCTTCCCTTACAAAATGGGGATGGATAATCATGGCTACCTTCTTCGCAGCCTCTCCGGTTGCGCCGCCAGTCTCAGTAACGCTCCCAAGTTCCCTGTGAAGCTCGTCATGCTCTTCATTAAGTGATGCTGGAATTGTAAAAGCCATATATTCACCTCCGGCAATTTAGTATTATACCACGCGAGCCTGTTGATGCAAATTTTTGTGTATGATATAGTAGCGATAAATAGGGACAGCGACTATTTATCTATTATCGCAGGAGGGAATATACTTAATCCTGTTTACAGTTTCAGTATAAGCAAGAATGAAGAGGTGGCTGCCAGTATTTCTGAAGGGAAAGATCTTCAGGTATTTGATATCCGTGTACATTTAAAGACAAAGTCGGGTGATTTGACACCAACAAAGAGGGGAGTCGAGATTCCGGTCTCCATGCTCCCTGAGATTCGCAGAATGGTCAATCTCCTTGAGGAGGCATGTGCTGTAAGGGGGCTTTCAGATGAATTTGAAAACCTCGAGGATCTGAAAGGCGAAAGGGAGGTGACGTTTGCCCATCCAAGCGAAGAAGAGTTGGCAAAACTACTGAAGTTCTATCACATACGATGGGATTATGAACCAAAAACCTTTCCTATAAAGTGGGATGAATCTGGAAATGTTGTTGAAAGTTTCACCCCTGACTTTTATCTGCCTGACCTCAATTTATATATCGAATTGACCACAATGAAACAGG
The nucleotide sequence above comes from Nitrospirota bacterium. Encoded proteins:
- a CDS encoding hemerythrin domain-containing protein, with product MAFTIPASLNEEHDELHRELGSVTETGGATGEAAKKVAMIIHPHFVREEEYAMPPLGLLEPLARGEINPEMTDMLRITDKLKAMLPQMLAEHQAIVDALIKLANISIKENKMEVAFIAKKLIAHIKTEEEILYPAAILVGEYLKLKFNR